The Gemmatimonadota bacterium nucleotide sequence AAGCGCCCGCCGACGCGGATGCCCCGGCGGACGTTGCCGACACCCAGGAGCCCGAGCCCGCGGACGAAGGGCCCCCGCAGGTGGATGCTTCCATGCTGCCGGCGGGCGTGACGCAGGAGATGATCGACGCGGGCGCGCAGGTATTCGCCAACGCCGGATTCTGCTTCACGTGCCACGGCCAGGACGCCACCGGTAGTCAGCTCGCGCCGGACCTCACCGACGACGAGTGGCTGCACGCGGCGGACGGAGGCTACGAGGAGATCGTACGCGTGATCACCGAGGGCGTTCCGACCCCGGCTCAGTTCCCGGCCGGCATGGCCCCCATGGGTGGCCAGTCGCTCACCGATGACCAGGTTCGCGAGATGGCCGCCTACGTGTGGGCGCTGTCGCACTAGCGACCGACGTGGCCGCTCGTGCAGGGGTCTCGACCCTCGAGAGCGGCACCGTCGAGAACGAAGCAGGAGCGCCGGCGTCCGTCGAGGGCGTCGGCGTTTTCGCATCCGTGACGCTGCTTCGGGGATCGGCGCGGTCATTGGCGTGGCTTGCGCTCGGACTGGCGGTTGCCTGCGCCGACGACGCCCCGCCGAGCGTCATGCTGGAGAACGGCGCCGTCGAGCTGGAAGCGGCGGCCTCCGTGCACGAGGTCAGCGTCGAGCGGCGCGGCGGACGGGAGACGCTGAATCCTTCCAGCCTGGCGGTGCAACCGGGCGACGTGATCCGGTTTACGAGTCGGACGCTCGACTCGCACGCGTTCGCATTCCGCATGGCCCGGCTGACCCCGGAGCAGCAGGCGTTCCTGGGTGAGACCGGCCAGGAAGCCAGCGCGCCCATCGTGGAGAGCGGGCACGCGTGGGTGGTCAGCCTGGAAGGCGCGCCGGTGGGGGCCTATCCGTTGATCTGCCTCATCCACGAGGCGGAGGCTCTCATCCGCGTGCAGGAGGGGCCGTAGGCCGCTGGCTGGCTCCGCGCGCGGCGCCTATGTTCGCGCCCGTGATACGGATCGCAGTCATACCGGGTGATGGCATCGGCCAGGAGGTCACGCGCGCAGCGACGCGCGTGCTCGAGCGCGTGTCGGAGCGCTACGACTGCCCGCTGTCCGTAGAGCCGTTCGACCTGGGCGCGGAGCGCTATCTGCGCACCGGCGAGACGCTGCCCGAGGAGACCTTCGAGCGCCTGCGCGACGACTTCGACGCCATCCTGCTCGGGGCCCTCGGGGACCCGCGCGTGCCGGACAACGTGCACGCCCGCGACATCCTGCTGGGCCTCCGTTTCCGCCTCGACCTGTACGTGAACCTGCGCCCGGTGCGGCTCCTGGACCCGTCCCACAGCCCGCTTCGTGACGTCAGCGCGGACGACGTGGACCTGCTCATCGTGCGCGAAAACACCGAGGGTAGCTACACCGGCATGGGGGGCACGCTGCGCTCCGGACAGCCGACCGAGGTCGCCATAGAGGAAGACGTGAACACGCGGCACGGAGTCGAGCGGATCGT carries:
- a CDS encoding c-type cytochrome, yielding MPTSKWFLSLAVAGAIVLAGCSSDAGNAGDEAPADADAPADVADTQEPEPADEGPPQVDASMLPAGVTQEMIDAGAQVFANAGFCFTCHGQDATGSQLAPDLTDDEWLHAADGGYEEIVRVITEGVPTPAQFPAGMAPMGGQSLTDDQVREMAAYVWALSH